TCTGTTTTCACCCTTCAACGATTGTCCCTTTGTGGACATTTCCCCATCAATAGGAGCAGACAGCATGTGACCTTTGGGGTCTGGCTGCTTTCATTATGTTGTCATCAGTCTCATAGTACGTAAAGTGCTTTCACTCCCTTTTCacgactgagtaatattccacggTGTGGACCTTACCCATTGATCCGTCCGTTGTGGGACTGGGTCCATTCAGGTTCTGTAACCCTCTGCTGAACCCCTTCCAGGAACTGGCCTTGCTCTGTCCACATCCCTGGCTATGTGTTTATGGATACTTGGATCCAGAGACCAGCTCACACAGATGGTGGTAGCCAAAggataaagttttgttttgttttggtgatgttTCAAGGGCTGGGTCCTCCCTGACGGTCCCTCCTGTCCTCCACGGCAGGCCACACCAAGACCATCAGGCAATGCCAGAGTCCAAGTAACCTTTTTTGGCACCCGTCACTCATATCTGCTTCACAAGTGGAGGCCGGGAGGCTGGTGGGGAGGGCCAGGCCGTGGAGAGGGTGGGATGTGAGCAGAGCCCAACTGGTTTACCCACCGCCCGCCTCCGGACCACGTCCATGGACACATGGTCAGCCATGCACAGCCTCTGCTGGCCTCAGATCCAGCAGGGCACAGATCAAAACCACTCCTAAAAGCTCCTGACCGCATAAACACAGGCCACCTGTGCACGCAGCGTTTACACTGTACCAGGCACTGAAGGTTCATGGAATGTGACTCAGGATCACTGGAGTCCTCAAGCTTGCAGCCGGTCTGGGCAGCACAGCgcaaccccatctcaaaatacatCAACTTGCCCAGGGTCgctgtctcacacctataatcccagctactcaggcagcagagatcaggaggatggaggtttgaagccagcctgggcaaataggtcaaGAGAccgtatcacaaaaaaaaaaaaatatcacagAAAAGGGTTAGCAGAGtgactgaaggtgtaggcccagagttcaaatcccagtgccacaaaaaataatttaaaaaaagtaaggtGCCTGCAGGgctggggttagggttaggacttCCACATTGTACTTCCCCTGCCATCAAAGAACGACGCTGGCTCAGACACCCTGACCACTCGGCCCACTGTGCACAGCTGTCTACCtgaaaggccagcccaggtaaaggaAAGCTTGCAGGCCATGGTGCCCGGGTCACAGGACAGGGACGGTCCTTGGGGACAGGGAAGGGCCACAGCCTGGCTTTGGAAGTGCAGGCAGCCAGGCTGCTGAGTGGTGAACAGGGAGGAACCACCGCCCGGCATGCTGTGTGTGTGGGGACAGCCGGGACCCTCTCTGCACCCGTGGCCTCCTGGGAAACACAACGGTAACAACTGTCACTGCCCAGGCCCGTGGTGACGCCTGTTGTCCCAGCTGCTCGGGAGACcgaggaaggaagatggaaagcCAGCCACATCCTGGCTGAGGACAGGGCTGAGCCTGCAGAAGTGACCACAACCGGCCTCTTGTGACCCAGGAGCCACCCAGGCAGCCAAGCAGGGCCTGGATGCAGCCACAGGCAGGATTCATGGAAGATGACTCTGCGGCCCCAGGTTGCAGGGATGGCCAGCCAAGGTCAGGGGTCTCCAGGTTCCGGAAGCCCACAGCCCACAGGGCCCAGCTGTGACCCTCCCCTCAGTCACCTCCAACACCAGGCTCCAtgctgccccagggcctttgcacagctGCCAGCTGGCTCAGCTGCAGACCTGCTGTCACCACATTCTCTGTGCACAGCATCGCATCACGAGAGGTCGGCCTGAGCCCACCCACGCCTGGGACCCCATTTGGGTGCTCGGGTCTCCCCGAGTCATCTTTTGTTTCTGTATGTTTTCCATTACTGGGCACAGAACCAGGTCCGGAGCAGAGCGCTCACCATGGAGCACACACCTGCTACACGGGGGTGACAGCACAGAAGACACCAGCAGCCTGGGTCAGGACCTGCGGGGCCCAGAGtccagggaggggagaggtgaggaCAAAGAGCTCTGCGTGGTTCTTCAGCCACATCCATCCCCATCCCCTCATCACCCCTCCCGTGGACCCACCCCTGCCCAGTGCTGTGTCCCGTGGAAGGAGGCTTGGCGCCAGTGCAGGTGGGGGCTTTATTTCACGTGGGGACCTGGACAGAGGGCAGCAGCAACACGGGGGTGGGCGGGGCAGGGTTGCCCCTGTCTGctgaggagaaactgaggcctggagacCTGGAGACGGCAGGGGCGGGGGGAGCACTGGGTCTGCGGGGCGAGGCCCTCCCTCCACCGACCTCGCCTTCGCCTGCGGGCCTCAGTCCCTCCTGCTCTCTGGCGGCTCGGGTCCATCCTCGCTGCCCCCAACCCAGGGGGGACGAGGCCAGGGAGGACGTGGACAGGAGGCCTGGGGGAGTCGGGGAGTGCGGGGCGGGGGCCATGGTGAGCGAGGGGGCGGTCAGTTCCTGGCCGCGATAACCACAGAGAGAGCCACGCCCCCCAGGGCCACGGCGGTCGCCCCAAACAGCCACTTCCACGGGACAGACTGTGGACAGAGGAGAGACGGTGGTCAAGTCTGGCCTCAGGGACCTGAGCGCCCGCCATGGTCCACTCACAGCTCCCACATCCCGTCCACGTGCCTCACTGAGCTTTTCCCACCTCCCAACAAACACCTACGCACGCAGCAAAGCCCTCCTCCCTCCCGCACCGGTGGCACTCGATGGTCGTGTGCGTGTCGCGCCCCCGCCCCGCTCACCCAGGCGCCCTTGCCCGGGCACTTGGCAGGCAGCCGGCTGGGGTTGCCGAGCATCTTGCGGTACAGGGCGGTCTCGGTGCTGCGCTGGGCTGCGTGCTTCTTCACCAGCTTGGACAGCTCGGCGTGGATCGTCTGCGGGACACGCGGGGGCGGTGAGCAGGGCGGTGCCGGCTGCGCCATCCCACCTCCCTCGGGTGGACAGGGCGCAGTGCACAGGTGGCCAAGACGACACGGGCAACGGCCGTGGGGCTTTTCGCGGCACAGCAGGGCTGCCTGCCCCCGACCCCCAGGTGGGAAAAGCAGGCCGTCCCTCACCTTGTTGGAAGGCTCCAGCTTCAAGGCGGCCCGCAGGATGGGGATGGCCTCGCTGTACTCGCCCTGCTGCGCCAGCACCTGTGCGGGGAGGGGACACGACCGTCCTGCAGCCCCGCGAAAAACCCCATCTACCCCGGGGCCAGGCCTGACTCAGCCCAGGAAGCTGACCACACGCCCGCCTTGCCTTGCCACAGTCCCAGGGCATTTCCAAAGCTGGCCACTGTGAGAGGCCAAGTCCATCCAGCCCCACTGAGCTGCACATGGGGCCGGGGATGAAGGGAAGAAAGATGGCAGGCTGGAGCCTTCATGGGGCGGGAGGGCCTGAGTGGTGAGCCTGGATCCAGCCGTGCCTGAAGGTGCCCCGTGAACAATAGTCTCTCTACCGGAACCTATTCAAGGGGGTTTTGGTCACCTTCAGCCAGCAGAGGCCCCACTGCTCCCCAGAGCTCCCAAAGGAAAGACAAACCCTCAAAAACTAGCCGGTCACGTGCCTCCATCCTGCACCTGTGCACACAGAGGTGCCTAGTAAGTGCTGGCTGGAGGGAGATCTCGCTCAGGCCCCTCAACAGCCCAGCAGACAGCGTGGGCGTCTCAGGGCTGAGTCAGAAACCGCGGCAGCACTCCCTCGGACCAGGAGAGCCAGGGCAccgagaaaacaaaacaaggggggagaggcaggaggaccacggGCTCCCGCACAGCCTGGACTGCGAggacaaaccaaaaccaaacgaAAGCCACCCAAACAAGGCTCAGGTGACGCCACACAGGTCACTGGAATAAGAACGAGCACCTCGAGTGGGGGTCATAGGCTGTGCAAAGGCCCCGGGGCGGGGAGGACTGGTGGCAGGCACGTGATTCCAGACCCTCCACAGGCCACAGCCTGGACTCAGCGTCTCCCACGAAGGCGGTGGGTGGCCGCCACCGGGGAGGGTCGAGCAGCGCTGGGACCTGGCCGCGGGGCACAGAGCGGGGGAGGTGGGCGGGGCCGGCAGAAGTGGGCGGGGCCTGCGGCAGGGGCGGGCTCACCTTGCCCTTGCGGAACAGCGCCTTGACGTTGTCGGGCTGGTGCTGCAGCACCAGGCTGCAGGAGCGCAGGGCCGCGCGGTAGTGGTCCAGCTTCAGCTGCGAGGCGGCCAGGTTGTTCAGACACTTCACCTTCAGCTGCAGCAGCTGCTCCTCCTCCTCGCAGCTCACGTCCACTGCGGGGACAGCGGTCAGCACGGGCCGGGCCGCCGTCCCCCGTCCTGGGAACACCTGACCTGCCCGCCGCCCGGGGGTGGGGGACCTCGGGACccggggaggggaggggcggggcggcgGGTCACCTTTGGCGCTGGAGGTGATGGCCTTGATGGCCAGATCGTAGGAGTTGGCGGCCAGCACGAAGTCCGCCCGCTGGTAGTGGGCGTTGCCGCACTCGCGCTTCCGGTTGGCCAGGGCCACGCGCTCCTGGCCGGTCAGCATCTCCAGGTCGGGCCCGTCCACGGCCGTCTTGAGGGTCACCTCCAGGCACAGGGCGGCGTGCGGGGGGATGTAGGGGCTCCGGCTGCCCTGGGGGCCGTAGCAGTACTTGGAGTCAGCAGTGACCATGGCCGTCTCACCCACGTCCATGAGGGGGACGCTGAGGTCCAGAGCCTGGATGACGTCGCAGTCCCCCAGCGTGAAGGCCAGCTCAGGCTCCTCCTGCACACGTGTGCCGTTCTCCAGGGACATCTGCAGCCGCACGGTGACCACCTGGCCCTTGGCCGGTCGGCCCGAGCCTGGTGGACCCGGGACCAGCGTCTTCTTCCTCAGCAACCCATTCCCTGTCAGGGGCCGGGATACGGAGCGTCACCCAGCTGCTCACACAGGGAACCGGCTCCCCGGCCGCTCTGCCCACGTCCTGTCCTGGGGCTAAGCCTCCGCTGGCCCCCACACTAAGGGACACCGCACCAcgggtacatgtgttttctctggTGTCAGGGACAGCCAGGCAAGCGCTCACCGCTGAGCCCCACTGACAGACATAGGGGAGGAGACACCGGGGACCCACTCAGTGAATGACAGCAGGTCTCCTTCTTGTCCTGATAAAACTAAGGCTCAACAgccggacaccagtggctcacacctgtgatcccagctactcaggaggcagacaccaggaggatcgaggttggaggccagccccggcaaacaGTTCACCAGTGCTCCAGGAGCCAGCATTGCTTTCAGGTGGACAGGG
The sequence above is drawn from the Castor canadensis chromosome 14, mCasCan1.hap1v2, whole genome shotgun sequence genome and encodes:
- the LOC141416581 gene encoding peptidyl-prolyl cis-trans isomerase FKBP8 is translated as MASLAEPSEPAAPPPAGVPPLEHFEVLDGIQDAEGEEEEEEEEEDLSKLPPLEDMGQPSVEEAEQPGALAREFLAAMEPEPAPAPAPEEWLDILGNGLLRKKTLVPGPPGSGRPAKGQVVTVRLQMSLENGTRVQEEPELAFTLGDCDVIQALDLSVPLMDVGETAMVTADSKYCYGPQGSRSPYIPPHAALCLEVTLKTAVDGPDLEMLTGQERVALANRKRECGNAHYQRADFVLAANSYDLAIKAITSSAKVDVSCEEEEQLLQLKVKCLNNLAASQLKLDHYRAALRSCSLVLQHQPDNVKALFRKGKVLAQQGEYSEAIPILRAALKLEPSNKTIHAELSKLVKKHAAQRSTETALYRKMLGNPSRLPAKCPGKGAWSVPWKWLFGATAVALGGVALSVVIAARN